The following are from one region of the Denitrobacterium detoxificans genome:
- a CDS encoding Maf family protein, with amino-acid sequence MEIVLASGSPRRREILKRAGVTFRVIPSEATEELTESELADPSKAARTLADRKAGSVVQLLLAVPRPLNQPVAVIGADTMVVKDGRIFGKPRSLEEGTHMLQQLQGATHQVITGVSVWMLSPDEEGHVSIARRAFSETSEVTFKPLSSQEIADYLACGESFDKAGAYAIQGEGAKLVAGYEGDYDNIVGLPVSTLLHLVPALAE; translated from the coding sequence GTGGAAATCGTTCTTGCTTCGGGAAGTCCTCGTCGTCGCGAGATCCTGAAGAGGGCGGGCGTAACGTTTCGCGTAATCCCCAGCGAGGCCACCGAAGAGCTTACCGAATCCGAGCTCGCCGACCCGTCGAAGGCGGCTCGTACGCTTGCCGACCGCAAGGCCGGTTCCGTGGTTCAGTTGCTTCTGGCGGTCCCGCGTCCGCTCAACCAGCCCGTGGCCGTCATTGGCGCCGATACCATGGTCGTGAAGGACGGACGCATCTTTGGTAAGCCCCGCTCGCTTGAAGAGGGCACCCACATGCTGCAGCAGCTTCAGGGTGCAACGCACCAGGTCATTACGGGCGTTTCCGTATGGATGCTCAGCCCCGACGAAGAGGGCCACGTGTCCATTGCGCGCCGTGCGTTCTCCGAGACCAGCGAAGTCACGTTCAAGCCGCTCTCCAGCCAGGAAATCGCCGATTATCTGGCTTGCGGCGAAAGCTTCGACAAGGCGGGCGCCTACGCCATCCAAGGCGAGGGGGCCAAGCTCGTTGCCGGCTACGAAGGCGATTACGACAACATCGTGGGGCTTCCAGTTTCCACGTTGCTGCACCTTGTTCCCGCGCTTGCCGAATAG
- the hpt gene encoding hypoxanthine phosphoribosyltransferase yields the protein MALSFQDIHEDVDRILFTEEDLHNRICEMGRQITADHEGESLLVISVLRGAAIFMADLVREIELPLEMDYMAISSYGNGVKSSGIVRILKDLTSSVEGRHVLIAEDILDSGLTLSYLIRNLQARNPASIEVATLLRKKTLQQAKIDCRYVGFECPDEFIVGYGLDYAERYRNLPYIGVLKKSVYEK from the coding sequence ATGGCTTTGTCGTTCCAGGATATCCATGAAGATGTAGACCGCATTCTGTTCACGGAAGAAGATCTGCACAATCGAATTTGCGAGATGGGTCGCCAGATTACCGCCGACCACGAAGGCGAGAGCCTGCTTGTCATTTCGGTGCTGCGTGGCGCCGCCATTTTCATGGCCGATCTGGTTCGCGAAATCGAGCTTCCCCTCGAAATGGATTACATGGCCATTTCCAGCTACGGTAACGGCGTGAAGAGCTCCGGTATCGTGCGCATCCTGAAGGATCTTACCTCCTCGGTGGAAGGCCGTCACGTGCTCATCGCCGAAGACATCCTCGATAGCGGCCTTACGCTCAGCTACCTTATCCGTAACCTGCAGGCGCGCAACCCAGCCTCCATCGAGGTTGCCACGTTGCTGCGCAAGAAGACGCTCCAGCAGGCGAAGATCGACTGCCGTTATGTGGGCTTCGAATGCCCCGACGAGTTTATCGTCGGCTACGGTCTCGACTACGCCGAACGCTATCGCAACCTGCCTTACATCGGCGTTCTGAAGAAGAGCGTTTACGAGAAATAG
- the ftsH gene encoding ATP-dependent zinc metalloprotease FtsH, with the protein MPDQKPPIKPSSRTTVVWTILMVLIFLFLGSQLTGIGHQAETRQTDTLKTSEFIAAVNEGRVQDVTFDAGSDTVSGTYYPAATAGGTTSEAYNTAFQALSSALGTLHTNDESSISNTVETNALDVQNLGTERNYTATWVGQDSLGELMAAHPNISYQVTLPSGLLSGLLSYLPMILIAVFFVWMFYQMNKANSSQMSFGKTKAKMASEERPDVKFDDVAGVDEAVEEMQEIRDFLANPKKYQDIGAKIPRGCLLVGPPGTGKTLLARAVAGEAGVPFFSISGSDFVEMFVGVGASRVRDLFKQAKEAAPAIVFIDEIDAVGRQRGTGLGGGHDEREQTLNQLLVEMDGFEANDSVVLIAATNRSDVLDPALLRPGRFDRQIVVDVPDVRGREKILNVHAKGKPIAQDVDLPKIAKLTPGFTGADLANLLNESALLTARRNKKVISMEEVQDSMERVIAGPERKGRVMDDQTKMTIAFHESGHALVGHTLPLADPVHKISIVSRGRALGYTLSIPKEDKVLNSRNEMMQELAVLLGGRVAEEIFCDDITTGASNDLERATKMARQMVTQYGMSAELGTQIFGQPNHEVFLGRDYGNTQDYSEETARRIDDEVARLMKHAHDTAYEILSSHKEQMNLMASVLLERETIDGEACQALLDNEWSAYLEHEQSEAGKAERERAATTVVAPEEAPAPVATQTQTPQPPAQPGSGAPGVPYAPKPQHPHAGEGSDSPSSNNQ; encoded by the coding sequence ATGCCAGATCAGAAACCGCCTATTAAGCCCAGTTCCAGGACGACCGTCGTCTGGACGATCCTCATGGTTCTCATTTTCCTGTTCCTGGGTTCGCAGCTCACGGGTATTGGTCATCAGGCGGAAACGCGCCAGACCGACACCCTGAAGACGAGTGAGTTCATCGCCGCCGTGAACGAGGGCCGCGTGCAAGACGTCACGTTCGATGCAGGGTCCGACACCGTTTCCGGCACGTACTATCCCGCGGCAACTGCGGGTGGCACCACCAGCGAAGCGTACAACACGGCTTTCCAGGCGCTTTCCTCGGCTCTGGGTACGCTGCACACCAACGACGAGTCTTCCATTTCCAACACGGTCGAAACCAACGCGCTCGACGTGCAGAATCTGGGCACGGAGCGCAATTACACGGCAACGTGGGTGGGCCAGGATTCGCTGGGCGAGCTCATGGCCGCCCATCCCAACATCAGCTACCAGGTTACGCTGCCTTCCGGCCTGCTTTCCGGCCTGCTGTCGTATCTGCCCATGATTCTCATCGCCGTCTTCTTCGTTTGGATGTTCTACCAGATGAACAAGGCGAATAGCTCTCAGATGTCCTTCGGCAAGACGAAGGCGAAGATGGCTTCCGAAGAGCGCCCCGACGTGAAGTTCGACGACGTTGCTGGCGTCGACGAGGCCGTCGAGGAGATGCAGGAAATCCGCGACTTCCTGGCCAACCCGAAGAAGTACCAGGACATTGGCGCGAAGATTCCCCGTGGTTGCCTGCTGGTGGGTCCTCCGGGTACCGGTAAGACGCTGCTTGCACGTGCTGTTGCCGGTGAGGCGGGCGTTCCCTTCTTCAGCATTTCGGGTTCCGACTTCGTGGAAATGTTCGTGGGCGTGGGCGCAAGCCGCGTGCGCGACCTGTTCAAGCAGGCCAAGGAAGCTGCTCCCGCCATCGTGTTCATCGACGAGATCGACGCCGTGGGTCGCCAGCGTGGCACGGGCCTGGGCGGCGGTCATGACGAGCGCGAGCAGACGCTCAATCAGCTGCTCGTGGAAATGGACGGCTTCGAGGCCAACGACTCCGTGGTCCTCATCGCGGCCACCAACCGTTCCGACGTACTCGACCCGGCCCTGCTGCGTCCCGGCCGCTTCGACCGCCAGATCGTGGTTGACGTGCCCGACGTGCGTGGCCGCGAGAAGATTCTGAACGTTCATGCGAAGGGCAAGCCTATCGCGCAGGACGTCGACCTGCCCAAGATCGCCAAGCTCACGCCTGGCTTCACGGGTGCCGACCTGGCAAACCTTCTGAACGAGAGTGCCCTTCTTACCGCTCGTCGCAACAAGAAGGTCATTTCCATGGAAGAAGTTCAGGACAGCATGGAACGCGTCATCGCCGGCCCCGAACGCAAGGGTCGCGTGATGGACGACCAGACGAAGATGACCATCGCCTTCCACGAGAGCGGTCATGCCCTGGTAGGCCATACGCTTCCGCTGGCCGATCCGGTGCACAAGATCAGCATTGTCAGCCGCGGTCGCGCCCTGGGCTACACTCTGTCCATTCCCAAGGAAGACAAGGTGCTGAACAGCCGCAACGAGATGATGCAGGAACTGGCCGTGCTTCTGGGCGGTCGCGTCGCCGAGGAAATCTTCTGCGACGACATCACCACGGGCGCCAGCAACGACCTCGAGCGCGCTACCAAGATGGCTCGCCAGATGGTCACGCAGTACGGCATGAGCGCCGAGCTGGGTACGCAGATCTTCGGCCAGCCGAACCACGAGGTGTTCCTGGGTCGCGATTATGGCAACACGCAGGACTACTCCGAGGAAACGGCTCGTCGCATCGACGACGAAGTCGCACGTCTCATGAAGCATGCGCACGATACCGCCTACGAGATTCTCTCCAGCCACAAGGAGCAGATGAACCTCATGGCATCCGTGCTGCTCGAGCGCGAGACGATCGACGGCGAAGCCTGCCAGGCGCTGCTCGACAACGAGTGGAGCGCTTACCTAGAGCACGAGCAGAGCGAAGCCGGCAAGGCCGAACGCGAGCGCGCGGCTACCACGGTCGTTGCGCCCGAAGAGGCTCCCGCTCCCGTTGCCACGCAGACGCAGACCCCGCAGCCTCCCGCCCAGCCGGGTTCGGGCGCTCCGGGCGTGCCGTATGCGCCGAAGCCCCAGCATCCGCATGCGGGCGAGGGTTCCGATTCGCCCTCTTCCAACAATCAGTAG
- the folP gene encoding dihydropteroate synthase, translating to MIWRCGSFSFDSRMPVVMGILNVTPDSFSDGGSYANAEEAIAAGLSMKEAGAFIIDVGGESTRPGSTPVSPQEELDRVLPVVRGLARQGVCVSVDTRHASVARACVEAGAAIINDISGFSSSDMVRVAQECEAGLIVMHMQGEPATMQQFTQYDDVVAEVRDYLEQRCRMLEEEGIARDRIAIDPGPGFSKTPKQTIELMRNLHEFVRTGYPVVAAPSRKSYIGYAYGIEDPRDRDEASVEEALMACELGASVVRMHNVPLTVEKLAAIRPYVLLGLGCNVALVGERGQEQEAKIAQLNQAISSICMMPDTQMIDCSSFYASEPAYLEDQDAFVNAVVLLRTGLAPRDLLQYLHAVEDSLGRVRTVKNGPRTCDIDILDYQLYVSDDEQLTLPHPLLTERDFVVKPLLELLPRHILSDGTPVTLDTVTVGAAQKIR from the coding sequence GTGATTTGGCGTTGTGGTTCTTTTAGCTTCGATTCCAGGATGCCCGTCGTCATGGGCATCCTGAATGTCACTCCTGATTCCTTTTCCGATGGTGGTTCGTATGCCAATGCGGAAGAGGCCATTGCCGCCGGCCTGTCCATGAAGGAAGCCGGCGCGTTCATTATCGACGTGGGCGGCGAGTCCACGCGTCCCGGTTCCACGCCCGTGAGTCCGCAGGAAGAGCTCGATCGCGTTCTTCCCGTCGTGCGCGGCTTGGCTCGGCAGGGCGTGTGCGTAAGCGTCGACACACGCCACGCGTCCGTTGCGCGTGCTTGCGTGGAAGCGGGCGCTGCCATTATCAACGACATCTCGGGCTTCAGCTCTTCCGACATGGTGCGCGTGGCCCAGGAATGCGAAGCGGGCCTCATTGTCATGCACATGCAGGGCGAACCGGCTACCATGCAGCAGTTTACGCAGTACGATGACGTGGTTGCCGAAGTGCGCGACTATCTTGAACAGCGCTGCCGCATGCTCGAAGAGGAGGGTATTGCGCGCGATCGCATTGCCATCGATCCCGGTCCGGGCTTCAGCAAGACGCCCAAGCAGACCATCGAACTCATGCGCAACCTCCACGAGTTCGTGCGCACGGGGTATCCCGTCGTGGCTGCCCCCTCGCGTAAGAGCTACATTGGCTACGCCTACGGCATCGAGGATCCGCGCGACCGCGACGAAGCGAGCGTCGAGGAAGCCCTCATGGCCTGCGAACTGGGCGCAAGCGTTGTTCGCATGCACAACGTGCCCCTTACCGTGGAAAAGCTGGCGGCCATTCGACCCTACGTTTTGCTGGGACTGGGCTGCAACGTGGCGCTCGTGGGCGAGCGCGGCCAGGAACAGGAAGCTAAGATTGCTCAGCTCAATCAGGCGATTTCGTCTATCTGCATGATGCCCGACACCCAGATGATCGACTGCTCTAGCTTCTACGCCAGCGAGCCTGCGTATCTGGAAGACCAGGATGCATTCGTGAACGCGGTCGTTCTGCTGCGCACGGGTTTGGCGCCGCGTGATCTGCTGCAGTATTTGCATGCCGTGGAGGATAGCCTGGGTCGCGTGCGCACCGTGAAGAACGGTCCGCGTACGTGCGACATCGACATTCTGGATTATCAGCTTTACGTGTCCGACGACGAGCAGCTTACGCTGCCGCATCCGTTGCTCACCGAGCGCGATTTCGTGGTGAAGCCGCTCCTCGAGCTGCTGCCACGTCATATTCTTTCCGATGGCACGCCCGTTACGCTCGACACGGTAACCGTGGGCGCCGCGCAGAAGATTCGCTAG
- a CDS encoding MATE family efflux transporter — MGSASIPRLITEFAIPSIIGMVVNGAYNIIDSIFLGSAMHETGQAAVTAAVPIMIVFMAISMLIGNGGNALAALRMGEGDRQGAERSLGNTVTLSLIVSAIVALLAFVPPCINGLLSISGTTTEVWEYSKTFIQIISLGFFLQCIGMGVNNFIRTSGNPNRALGTMIIGAVVCVIFNYLFVIVLGWGIAGSACATLAGQAASCVSVLWFFIFTKNVPMKLHKRFMKLERRTVRLILSLGFASFAIQAAAAVVNFVLNNLLVKYGAQSALGQDAALASIGVVSRVAMFTIFPLIGVAVALQPLLGYNYGAHLFKRVRTTLFQGMLGGTVIAVAMWAAVHLWPNQIVGAFGLEDPELIEFTVFALKVQLILLPFVAFQIIGSNYFQATGQPVKSAFLSLTRQVLFLIPLYILLPELLPQIMPQYSGLDALYFAVPMADFLAIFTTVIFMLVELRRMKRLESGELEAAAF; from the coding sequence ATGGGAAGCGCCAGCATTCCGCGCTTGATCACCGAGTTTGCCATCCCTAGCATCATCGGCATGGTGGTGAACGGGGCGTATAACATCATCGATTCGATCTTCCTGGGTAGCGCAATGCACGAAACGGGCCAGGCCGCGGTTACCGCCGCCGTGCCCATCATGATCGTCTTCATGGCCATTTCCATGCTCATCGGCAATGGCGGCAATGCACTTGCCGCGCTTCGCATGGGCGAGGGCGATCGTCAGGGCGCCGAGCGCAGCCTGGGCAACACCGTCACGCTCTCCCTTATCGTGAGCGCAATCGTTGCCTTGCTCGCGTTTGTCCCGCCGTGCATCAACGGCCTGCTCTCCATTTCGGGCACTACGACCGAGGTGTGGGAGTATTCCAAGACGTTCATCCAGATCATTTCGCTGGGCTTCTTCCTGCAGTGCATCGGCATGGGCGTGAACAACTTCATTCGTACGTCGGGCAATCCCAATCGCGCACTGGGCACCATGATTATCGGCGCCGTAGTGTGCGTCATCTTCAACTACCTGTTCGTTATCGTGCTGGGCTGGGGCATTGCCGGTAGCGCATGCGCCACGCTTGCGGGCCAGGCGGCAAGCTGCGTAAGCGTGCTCTGGTTCTTTATCTTCACCAAGAACGTCCCCATGAAGCTGCACAAGCGCTTCATGAAGCTCGAGCGCCGCACGGTTCGCCTGATCCTGTCGCTGGGCTTTGCCAGCTTTGCCATTCAGGCTGCTGCTGCCGTGGTCAACTTCGTGCTGAACAACCTGCTGGTGAAGTATGGCGCGCAGAGCGCTCTGGGGCAGGACGCGGCGCTGGCCAGCATCGGCGTGGTAAGCCGCGTGGCCATGTTCACAATCTTCCCGCTCATTGGCGTGGCCGTCGCGCTGCAGCCGCTGCTGGGTTACAACTACGGTGCTCACCTGTTCAAGCGCGTGCGCACCACGTTGTTCCAGGGCATGCTGGGTGGTACCGTTATCGCCGTTGCCATGTGGGCTGCCGTGCATCTGTGGCCCAACCAGATCGTGGGCGCATTCGGCTTGGAAGACCCCGAGCTCATCGAGTTCACCGTCTTCGCGCTGAAGGTGCAGCTCATCTTGCTGCCGTTCGTTGCGTTCCAGATCATTGGTTCCAACTACTTCCAGGCCACGGGCCAGCCCGTGAAGAGCGCGTTCCTCTCGCTCACGCGTCAGGTGCTGTTCCTCATTCCGCTGTACATTCTGCTGCCCGAGCTGCTCCCGCAGATCATGCCGCAGTATTCTGGCCTTGACGCCCTGTACTTCGCGGTGCCCATGGCCGACTTCCTGGCCATCTTCACCACGGTAATTTTCATGCTTGTCGAGCTCAGGCGCATGAAGCGCTTGGAGTCGGGCGAGCTCGAAGCTGCCGCCTTCTAA
- a CDS encoding DHA2 family efflux MFS transporter permease subunit: protein MRAERKNGFSYFALALMVLGSSLGGMAQTGMNTALPSVMTDLAITTDVAQWLVTVFQLMLGIVMPLVAFLSRRFSTKALFVASSLLFSLGSVVIALATLFPVVFLGRVLQSIAVAIMLTMVQVVVFKKFPRERWGTIMGFVGLAMGFAPNIGPTIMGVLIQAWDWRAAFWCFAGISALIALLSCFAMHKSSTQHGASGLDALSLIASTLAFGGLLMGVSNISSFGMGWQCIVPLLVGVASMVWFVHRESRVSNPLLSLEPFKNRDFTLGTIMTCLLFSAFIGVTLVLPLELQSVHGRSALEAGMSLLPGTVAAFIMNPVSGILYDRIGARCVTCVGSALLVIGTLGMYDLGNMDSLALVMAWQAVRAFGISSLIQPLTTWSVRNLSESIVADGTSVSNAVRQIAAAFGTSIMVLLMAIGGEVGSVTAFGVNCAIYFSLACSLILMVMSFALVRK from the coding sequence ATGAGAGCTGAGCGCAAGAACGGGTTTTCGTATTTTGCCTTGGCTCTTATGGTGCTTGGGTCTAGCTTGGGAGGCATGGCCCAAACGGGCATGAACACCGCGCTTCCCTCCGTGATGACCGACCTGGCCATCACCACCGATGTTGCTCAGTGGCTGGTGACCGTATTCCAGCTCATGCTGGGCATCGTTATGCCACTCGTGGCCTTTCTTTCGCGGCGATTCAGCACCAAGGCGTTGTTCGTTGCCAGCTCGCTGCTCTTTTCGCTTGGCAGCGTGGTAATCGCTCTCGCTACGCTCTTCCCCGTAGTCTTTCTGGGGCGCGTCCTCCAAAGTATTGCCGTGGCCATCATGCTCACCATGGTGCAGGTGGTGGTCTTCAAGAAGTTCCCGCGCGAGCGCTGGGGCACCATCATGGGGTTCGTGGGGCTGGCCATGGGGTTCGCTCCCAACATTGGCCCCACCATCATGGGCGTGCTCATTCAGGCGTGGGATTGGCGCGCAGCCTTCTGGTGCTTCGCTGGCATTTCGGCGCTCATTGCACTCCTATCGTGCTTCGCCATGCATAAGAGCAGCACCCAACATGGCGCGTCGGGCTTGGATGCGCTCTCGCTCATTGCCTCCACGTTGGCATTCGGCGGCCTGCTCATGGGCGTCTCGAACATTTCCTCGTTCGGCATGGGGTGGCAGTGCATCGTTCCCTTGCTGGTAGGCGTCGCGTCGATGGTGTGGTTCGTGCATCGCGAGTCGAGGGTGTCGAATCCGCTGCTTTCTCTCGAGCCGTTCAAGAACCGCGATTTTACGCTGGGCACCATCATGACCTGCCTGCTCTTCAGTGCGTTCATTGGCGTTACGCTCGTGTTGCCCTTGGAGCTGCAGAGCGTGCATGGTCGTTCTGCGCTCGAAGCGGGCATGTCGCTGCTGCCCGGCACGGTTGCCGCGTTCATCATGAACCCGGTGTCGGGTATCCTCTACGACCGCATTGGTGCGCGATGCGTAACGTGCGTGGGCTCTGCCCTGCTCGTGATTGGCACGCTGGGTATGTATGACCTGGGCAACATGGATTCTCTGGCGCTGGTTATGGCGTGGCAGGCAGTTCGGGCCTTTGGCATCAGTTCGCTTATTCAGCCGCTTACCACGTGGAGCGTGCGTAATTTGAGCGAGTCCATCGTCGCCGATGGCACAAGCGTGAGCAATGCTGTGCGCCAGATTGCGGCTGCGTTTGGTACGAGCATCATGGTGCTGCTCATGGCCATTGGTGGCGAGGTGGGTTCCGTTACGGCATTCGGCGTGAATTGCGCTATCTATTTCTCGCTAGCCTGTTCGCTCATTCTGATGGTGATGTCTTTCGCCCTGGTGAGGAAATAG
- a CDS encoding biotin transporter BioY, producing MQTRSSAVSRTRSIAFVGLSVALLTVSAWITVPLGPVPFTMQTFVIVFLLLALKPSESLSAIAAYLVLGGIGLPLFSGMKGGMAALLGPTGGFLWSFFVAAAVAIVFLRVTGKRSIVFEYVAAAIYLVISYAMGWFWLMTSTGMTPEAAFVGAVAPFIVIDIIKIVLAVPAAHAVRKAVTDKVKPQVQAA from the coding sequence ATGCAAACTCGTTCATCGGCCGTATCACGTACGCGTTCCATTGCGTTTGTCGGGCTGTCGGTTGCCCTGCTGACGGTATCCGCGTGGATTACCGTTCCGCTCGGCCCCGTACCGTTCACCATGCAGACGTTCGTCATCGTTTTTCTGCTGCTTGCGCTGAAGCCGAGCGAGAGTCTTTCGGCTATTGCCGCATACTTGGTGCTGGGTGGTATCGGCCTGCCCCTGTTTTCGGGGATGAAGGGTGGCATGGCCGCACTGCTTGGCCCTACGGGCGGCTTTCTTTGGAGCTTCTTCGTTGCTGCCGCTGTGGCTATCGTGTTTTTGCGCGTGACGGGCAAGCGCTCCATCGTGTTCGAATACGTTGCCGCGGCAATTTACCTGGTAATTAGCTACGCGATGGGCTGGTTCTGGCTCATGACGTCTACGGGCATGACGCCCGAGGCTGCGTTCGTAGGCGCCGTCGCACCGTTCATCGTTATCGACATCATCAAGATCGTGCTTGCCGTTCCCGCTGCGCATGCCGTGCGCAAGGCTGTTACCGACAAGGTGAAGCCCCAGGTTCAGGCTGCATAG
- a CDS encoding type III pantothenate kinase, whose product MLLTIDVGNTHTVLGVYEGEELLHMWRVQTDAQQTSDEARVALNGLFQMADIEARQISGIALATVVPSLNRLWHTVGKTLCHCPVVSVDANVVADMIDTSGYGGTPGADRLADAVAARALYGSPAIVLDLGTATNIEVIDENGHFLGGAIAPGIQTSIEGLVNRTALLPDVELADPGCAIGNSTVKAIQIGVVYGQVDAIDGMVRRIWKQLGTETPVIATGGFGYLMSSLSQTVTDVNPELTLQGLRLIYQAKAEL is encoded by the coding sequence ATGTTACTTACCATCGACGTAGGCAACACGCATACCGTTCTCGGTGTATACGAGGGTGAAGAGTTGCTGCATATGTGGCGCGTGCAGACCGATGCCCAACAGACCTCCGACGAGGCGCGTGTGGCGCTGAACGGCCTGTTCCAAATGGCGGACATCGAAGCGCGCCAGATTTCTGGCATTGCCCTTGCCACAGTGGTTCCCAGCCTGAACCGCCTGTGGCACACCGTTGGAAAAACGCTGTGCCACTGCCCTGTCGTGTCGGTTGACGCAAACGTGGTAGCCGACATGATTGACACTTCGGGATACGGCGGCACGCCTGGTGCCGACCGTCTGGCCGACGCCGTAGCCGCACGCGCGCTCTATGGCAGCCCCGCCATCGTGCTCGACCTGGGCACTGCAACGAACATCGAAGTCATCGACGAAAACGGACATTTCCTAGGTGGCGCCATAGCCCCGGGCATCCAAACGTCCATCGAGGGGCTGGTGAACCGCACGGCCCTGCTCCCCGACGTCGAGCTCGCCGACCCGGGATGCGCCATTGGCAATTCCACGGTGAAGGCCATCCAGATTGGCGTCGTATACGGCCAGGTAGATGCTATCGACGGCATGGTGCGCCGTATCTGGAAGCAACTCGGCACCGAAACGCCCGTCATCGCTACCGGCGGCTTCGGCTATCTCATGTCGAGCCTGTCGCAAACCGTAACCGACGTGAATCCCGAGCTCACGCTCCAGGGCCTCCGCCTCATCTACCAGGCAAAGGCAGAGCTGTAA
- a CDS encoding response regulator transcription factor, which produces MNDNAARILVVDDEQTITDFVGYALKKEGFEPDVASNGEDALAMAGKNDYDLFILDIMLPGMDGYELCRRLRSKTSAPVLFLSARDTELDKVVGLEIGGDDYLSKPFGLRELVARVRALLRRGTGQMEQSHAITASGITLDEDAHTAVGESGPIDLTPREFELLAALMKHAGNVVSREDLLRDAWGWEYLTETKTVDTHIKRLRDKISQAGYDAAIVETVRGYGYRFRA; this is translated from the coding sequence ATGAACGATAACGCAGCGCGCATCCTCGTAGTAGACGACGAGCAGACCATCACCGATTTCGTCGGATACGCACTGAAGAAGGAAGGGTTCGAGCCTGACGTGGCAAGCAATGGCGAAGACGCCTTGGCCATGGCGGGGAAGAACGACTACGACCTGTTCATTCTCGACATTATGCTTCCCGGCATGGACGGCTACGAACTATGCCGCCGCCTGCGCAGCAAGACGAGCGCCCCGGTGCTGTTCCTCTCTGCGCGAGACACGGAACTCGACAAGGTCGTCGGCCTGGAAATTGGAGGCGACGACTACCTGAGCAAGCCGTTTGGCCTGCGCGAGCTCGTGGCGCGCGTGCGCGCCCTGCTTCGCCGCGGCACTGGCCAGATGGAACAGAGCCATGCCATTACGGCAAGCGGTATCACGCTCGACGAAGATGCTCACACCGCTGTGGGCGAATCGGGCCCCATTGATCTCACGCCGCGAGAGTTCGAATTGCTGGCCGCGCTCATGAAGCACGCGGGTAATGTGGTCTCCCGCGAAGACCTGCTGCGTGATGCGTGGGGCTGGGAATACCTCACCGAAACGAAGACGGTCGACACGCACATCAAGCGCCTGCGCGATAAGATCTCCCAGGCGGGCTACGACGCCGCCATCGTGGAAACGGTGCGCGGTTACGGGTATCGCTTCCGTGCATAG
- a CDS encoding sensor histidine kinase has translation MYGAIDAFTFSLIVPLALAIFMFSLVVGHFMGQPLSDLRDAIKAYRAGDANVNFRRRGALREADDLAVDFKDLLDSSYAQCADLSRREKQQVQFVGDVAHELRTPLTAIHGNAELLSDPDLPPELHDKFCNTIIRETERLTRLTNDLLSLQHIEGDSHVLNFKRINLKPLAQEAVDALAPVLADRQANVEITGEAPDVLGNWDRLKQVVSNLVDNASRFVEPGGHIRVELYGVKGNSVIAVKDDGTGFGDVDPKMLFERFYRTDFSRARNTGGSGLGLAIVKSVVESHDGTVEAYNLPEGGACFIVAIPSVGSAS, from the coding sequence GTGTACGGCGCCATCGATGCGTTTACGTTCAGCCTTATCGTGCCGCTGGCGCTGGCGATCTTCATGTTCTCGCTTGTGGTGGGTCACTTCATGGGACAGCCGCTATCCGATTTGCGTGACGCCATCAAGGCGTACCGCGCGGGAGATGCGAACGTGAATTTCCGCAGGCGCGGGGCGCTGCGCGAAGCCGATGACTTGGCCGTCGACTTCAAGGACCTACTCGATTCCTCGTATGCCCAATGCGCCGACTTGTCTCGCAGGGAAAAGCAACAGGTTCAGTTCGTGGGCGACGTCGCTCACGAACTGCGCACGCCGCTTACGGCCATCCATGGCAATGCCGAGCTCCTATCCGATCCCGACCTGCCTCCCGAGTTGCACGATAAGTTCTGCAACACCATCATTCGGGAAACGGAACGCCTTACGCGCCTTACGAACGACTTGCTCTCGTTGCAGCACATCGAAGGCGACAGCCATGTGCTTAACTTCAAGCGCATCAACTTGAAGCCGCTTGCCCAGGAAGCGGTGGATGCCCTGGCTCCGGTGCTGGCCGACCGACAGGCGAACGTCGAGATCACGGGCGAAGCGCCCGATGTGCTGGGCAATTGGGATCGCCTGAAGCAGGTCGTCTCGAACCTGGTGGACAATGCGAGTCGCTTCGTGGAGCCAGGTGGCCACATCCGCGTGGAACTGTATGGCGTGAAGGGAAATTCCGTCATCGCCGTGAAAGACGACGGTACGGGCTTCGGCGACGTGGATCCGAAGATGCTATTTGAGCGCTTCTATCGCACCGACTTCAGTCGCGCCCGCAACACGGGTGGCAGTGGCTTGGGCTTGGCCATTGTGAAGAGCGTTGTGGAGTCTCACGACGGCACGGTCGAGGCATACAATCTGCCCGAGGGCGGTGCGTGCTTCATCGTGGCCATCCCCAGCGTGGGCAGCGCCTCCTAA